The following are from one region of the Longimicrobiales bacterium genome:
- a CDS encoding RNA polymerase sigma factor: MTDTVDDAVLVGRVLAGERDVYADLVRRHQDVIYRHMRGMGLDHDTALDLVQDAFVRAYDRLAECRDRVHFRAWLFRIARNLGLDFMKNVRRATIPLSSMANADTIEDARGGSNELGLTMRAALDRLPAPMREAFLLKHDAGYTYDEVAAMTDATPSAVKMRVHRARETLRDFLTEQGVTAA; encoded by the coding sequence GTGACAGACACGGTTGACGATGCCGTGCTCGTCGGCCGCGTTCTCGCCGGTGAACGCGATGTCTACGCCGATCTCGTACGCCGCCACCAGGACGTCATCTACCGCCACATGCGAGGCATGGGTCTCGACCACGATACCGCGCTCGACCTGGTGCAGGACGCATTCGTCAGGGCTTACGACCGCCTGGCGGAATGCCGCGATCGCGTGCACTTCCGCGCATGGCTGTTCCGCATCGCACGCAATCTCGGTCTCGACTTCATGAAGAACGTGCGCCGCGCCACGATCCCGCTCAGCTCGATGGCGAACGCGGACACGATCGAGGACGCACGGGGCGGGTCGAACGAGCTCGGCCTCACCATGCGTGCCGCACTGGACCGACTGCCCGCGCCCATGCGTGAGGCATTCCTGCTCAAGCACGACGCCGGCTACACATATGACGAGGTTGCCGCGATGACGGACGCCACGCCGAGTGCCGTGAAGATGCGTGTGCATCGTGCACGCGAGACGCTGCGCGATTTTCTCACTGAGCAGGGTGTGACAGCTGCGTAG
- a CDS encoding glycogen-binding domain-containing protein, whose product MRILHMGMRLTLLIACAAGGTPVFAQQWSVTAHGGQMRSTLDPADATASIAAGLQYVASTAGFRLATGIPTSSVESLWAGAAGWKRAALRHGGFIVGVDLAGNAFLTRDRSARTGPDTPPFIPGPFTPPLEGVADRSGHALAGQTLPVVGYEGGMFQLHARAGVSHYRASFGDLDTDRTVRLADAQVTIMPSASLALIPVVRRYDTDSEDATTYAGASAVFAHRLGSVWGSLGHWMESDNTTGPWAIGASLKVLDRMTVEASARRDTFDPLYMQPPQTSWNVGLTIQVGGRVGPPRPPVPAEYVDGRATIRLPLSAAPSAPSIAGDFNGWKPQPMERTDDNWTFTVRLEPGVYNYAFVAADGTWFVPEDVPGRKDDGMGGHVAVLVVG is encoded by the coding sequence ATGCGTATCCTGCACATGGGCATGCGCCTGACGTTACTCATCGCGTGCGCGGCCGGCGGCACTCCGGTGTTCGCGCAGCAGTGGAGCGTGACGGCGCACGGCGGGCAGATGCGCTCCACGCTCGACCCGGCCGACGCGACCGCCAGCATCGCGGCAGGCCTGCAGTACGTCGCCTCCACCGCCGGATTCCGTCTGGCCACGGGGATTCCGACCAGCTCCGTCGAATCACTGTGGGCGGGCGCCGCGGGGTGGAAGCGCGCCGCACTCCGACATGGCGGTTTCATTGTCGGCGTCGACCTGGCCGGTAACGCGTTCCTGACCCGCGATCGCTCAGCTCGGACGGGTCCGGACACGCCGCCGTTCATACCCGGCCCTTTCACGCCGCCGCTGGAGGGTGTCGCCGATCGATCCGGTCACGCACTCGCGGGGCAGACGCTTCCCGTCGTCGGTTACGAAGGCGGCATGTTCCAGCTTCACGCGCGCGCCGGCGTGTCCCACTACCGGGCTTCGTTCGGCGACCTCGACACCGATCGCACGGTGCGGCTGGCCGACGCACAGGTCACGATCATGCCGTCCGCATCGCTGGCTCTGATCCCGGTCGTCCGCCGCTACGATACTGACAGTGAGGACGCGACGACGTATGCGGGTGCCTCGGCCGTGTTCGCGCACCGCCTGGGCAGCGTCTGGGGCAGCCTCGGACACTGGATGGAGTCGGACAACACGACGGGACCGTGGGCGATTGGGGCTTCGCTGAAGGTGCTGGATCGGATGACGGTTGAGGCGAGCGCGCGACGCGATACTTTCGATCCGCTTTACATGCAGCCGCCACAGACATCGTGGAATGTCGGTCTCACGATTCAGGTCGGCGGACGCGTCGGCCCGCCACGGCCGCCGGTGCCTGCGGAGTACGTGGACGGGCGCGCCACTATCCGCCTGCCGCTATCCGCAGCGCCGTCCGCGCCATCCATCGCCGGTGATTTCAATGGCTGGAAGCCGCAGCCGATGGAGCGGACCGACGACAACTGGACGTTCACGGTCAGGCTCGAGCCCGGCGTCTACAATTACGCCTTCGTCGCTGCGGACGGAACGTGGTTCGTGCCGGAGGACGTTCCCGGCCGGAAGGATGACGGCATGGGCGGGCATGTCGCCGTGCTGGTGGTCGGATGA